In Scophthalmus maximus strain ysfricsl-2021 chromosome 21, ASM2237912v1, whole genome shotgun sequence, one genomic interval encodes:
- the LOC118291201 gene encoding uncharacterized protein LOC118291201 — MEATMRHSYGLGPRGPDPPRGAPQGPRPHQPAPGPSGAPRPDEQHHKPFFYIQPSQPYVPMQSMQWPVPVPMPMSYNPYYGYPGLGYGMPMMPHYQPNPYMEPPGFVVPHTHLHLMDYRRMLNPQYYHTMAYHSRRFRYQHNGPAREMTSSQVQTEPLSATQRTSTPGSSDTEASSGLSVCSRDTPSVPAGQSLSPPSTVQKRNHSLERKDISPPSPTRTPPNGSFTIQTEEVRIECCTTPVGLQLLHSHETAEVSHRYSQDMVQCSSVLQGGVLQDDGLSLPAHQSEQALQACPDILLVGTNAGGDEISALEESRNQVDPDTETSNLGSQGDVEETRSMKDLSNFNFKVVHLPFDPKYLDELRKMESTVWSMEETLMPSPESLIQNGGTDSHEETLAAVAGVSSEDALSLSEEAPTEDLISMIEMPPLAEDELEDMVPTVEGPVVEMEFEEDICPVMDVAEEARLTKLMHTAEVDLAHNLLHNRNQHGRKTDIQDHQDTSFESLPAYLPSTSWFADFDNVYCCSKLPPTPKKQSKPLSNCGLDVPARRRKLDLEYKEQHTACKQRERYKPKGKVDRRSLSDHECCLRRTFNENAFTSYAPTRERLCSRCLAKSKICTSASPGTDGRSLKRKAVPLQQWNDALIPTCDACKFHTKKLMRKSSSPDVRGLHHGHNTEGESSENSSCRRGPKWRPADEPRTFTDFKRPLASKQNRKKSPEALQPKLREKNCVCSELQHQPAAWERLRHRHHGNNIPERDENSAAPVSLQDKWRNADQIYLTHRWQADKSWKAVMPNPDVDCSKNEARTQHLNYHKKSQSQGTRRKDTRC, encoded by the exons ATGGAGGCTACAATGCGGCACTCGTACGGTCTGGGCCCTCGGGGTCCGGACCCACCTCGTGGAGCGCCACAGGGCCCGAGGCCCCATCAACCTGCTCCAGGACCTTCAGGAGCTCCACGTCCTGACGAGCAGCACCACAAACCGTTCTTCTACATCCAGCCCTCGCAGCCATACGTGCCCATGCAGAGTATGCAGTGGCCTGTACCTGTGCCCATGCCCATGTCCTACAACCCATACTACGGCTACCCCGGCTTAG GTTATGGAATGCCAATGATGCCCCACTATCAGCCGAATCCCTACATGGAGCCCCCTGGCTTCGTTGTGCCCCACACCCACCTCCACCTGATGGACTACAGACGCATGCTCAACCCCCAGTACTACCACACCATGGCCTACCACTCCCGCAGGTTCCGCTATCAACACAACGGCCCGGCCCGAGAAATGACCAGCTCTCAGGTTCAAACTGAGCCGCTGTCTGCAACCCAGAGGACCAGCACCCCGGGTTCCAGCGACACCGAAGCCTCCAGTGGCCTCTCAGTCTGCAGCAGGGATACCCCCAGTGTCCCCGCCGGCCAGTCGCTCTCACCACCCTCGACTGTGCAGAAGAGGAATCATTCTCTCGAGCGTAAAGACATTTCGCCGCCATCCCCGACCAGGACGCCACCAAATGGCAGCTTCACGATTCAGACCGAGGAAGTGAGGATTGAGTGCTGCACTACGCCGGTGGGACTGCAACTCCTGCACTCTCATGAGACCGCAGAAGTGTCCCACAGGTACTCGCAGGACATGGTCCAGTGTAGCTCCGTCCTCCAGGGCGGTGTGCTGCAGGATGACGGACTGAGCCTTCCTGCGCACCAGTCAGAGCAGGCACTCCAGGCTTGTCCTGACATACTTTTAGTCGGGACAAACGCCGGCGGTGACGAGATCTCTGCTCTCGAGGAGTCCAGGAATCAGGTGGACCCTGACACCGAGACCTCCAATTTGGGATCTCAAGGTGACGTTGAGGAGACGAGGAGCATGAAAGACCTGAGTAACTTCAATTTCAAAGTTGTTCACCTGCCCTTTGACCCCAAGTATCTGGATGAGCTGCGGAAGATGGAGTCCACGGTTTGGTCCATGGAGGAAACCTTGATGCCCTCCCCTGAATCGCTGATTCAAAATGGCGGCACAGACTCTCACGAGGAAACGCTGGCTGCTGTTGCGGGAGTGTCCTCGGAGGATGCTCTGTCGCTGAGCGAGGAAGCTCCTACAGAAGACCTCATCTCCATGATTGAGATGCCTCCTCTGGCGGAGGATGAACTGGAGGACATGGTTCCCACTGTGGAGGGTCCTGTGGTCGAGATGGAGTTTGAAGAGGATATCTGCCCCGTGATGGATGTCGCAGAGGAAGCTCGTCTCACCAAGTTGATGCACACAGCAGAGGTAGATCTTGCACATAATTTGTTGCATAACAGAAACCAACATGGAAGAAAAACTGACATCCAGGATCACCAGGACACGTCATTTGAATCGTTGCCCGCCTACCTCCCCTCAACCAGCTGGTTCGCCGACTTCGACAATGTCTACTGTTGTAGCAAGTTGCCACCAACTCCCAAGAAGCAGAGCAAACCCCTGAGCAACTGTGGGTTAGATGTGCcagccagaagaagaaaactagACCTCGAGTACAAAGAACAGCATACAGCCTGCAAGCAGAGAGAGCGGTACAAACCCAAAGGGAAGGTGGATCGGCGAAGCCTCTCGGACCACGAATGCTGCCTCAGAAGAACGTTCAATGAGAACGCGTTCACCTCGTACGCACCCACGAGGGAGCGACTTTGCTCCAGATGTCTGGCAAAAAGCAAGATCTGCACATCTGCCAGTCCAGGGACCGACGGCAGgagcttaaaaagaaaagctgttcCCCTCCAGCAGTGGAATGACGCACTCATACCAACATGCGACGCGTGCAAGTTTCACACCAAGAAACTCATGAGAAAGAGCTCCAGCCCCGATGTCCGCGGCCTCCATCACGGACACAACACCGAGGGAGAGTCGTCCGAGAACAGCTCGTGTCGCAGAGGACCAAAGTGGAGGCCAGCCGACGAGCCGAGGACGTTCACGGACTTCAAGCGGCCGCTGGCCTCCAAGCAGAACCGAAAGAAGAGTCCCGAAGCGCTGCAGCCGAAGCTGAGGGAAAAGAACTGTGTGTGTAGCGAGCTGCAGCATCAGCCTGCTGCGTGGGAGAGGCTGCGCCACCGccaccatggcaacaacatcCCAGAGAGGGACGAGAACAGCGCCGCGCCCGTTTCCCTGCAGGACAAATGGAGGAATGCAGATCAGATTTACCTGACGCACAGGTGGCAAGCTG
- the LOC118291199 gene encoding bucky ball-like, translating to MEDGGKQPHPFGGGQPRIQHPRPFFYVQPPSQPYYPYQQWQMNNPYAHYGLPGGFNFNRPCMHPYQYMQYPGFVYPQAPLYPVDYRRMFEPRFHAPPAWGPQQQQHHHPPHQPQGRREMACSEAQTDASDAITKLIECLDKIRASELQGAERELDSGVVSHSSGMFSPGEEKKSEAQGRVLPSVPDGSHLESPAVAFSDSTTAVYDAESSHRSLDALSPQGCWSGVFEEELPLDSSSVHEECPELEQLAEDQHLLPLEKEEVTDIHSDVLVMDPGVPTCDGEELLKSSLAPSSSSSPPSLKETNSCSTASKTEHQAASFDGDESDRRYQILKLPFESILTPGAAGAARLSSPAAPYIYNYLSMQSTHERMSVLSPSLDELSSRDEMFSTDLDDVDLFPKHVYAGRRLAEVVGSSPRAAEEAEEAWLPGSKRFMCACCGKNVAKAAGRGKAHGSTMYRDEAGDSEDDGRYGRGCEQPVRVVVRKHSAPRKPHPVPLRHAAKPWYKRGQHKDPSHPFDQEQGRDLRKQEPADGEMGEVTGGELQCRTYQDGVCREELTTPDQVRWGDGDVVPRRRRAAALPRQEVSTQRKVMYHRPRDEDHDDDEPPPLHWERGSTMRGEPRC from the exons ATGGAAG ATGGGGGCAAACAGCCCCATCCCTTCGGGGGTGGACAGCCGAGGATTCAGCATCCCAGACCGTTCTTCTACGTCCAGCCGCCGTCTCAGCCGTACTACCCCTACCAGCAGTGGCAGATGAACAACCCATACGCTCACTATGGTTTGCCTGGAG GTTTTAACTTCAACCGTCCCTGCATGCACCCTTACCAGTACATGCAGTATCCCGGCTTCGTTTATCCTCAAGCCCCGTTATATCCAGTTGACTACAGGCGAATGTTTGAACCCCGGTTCCACGCGCCTCCTGCCTGGggcccgcagcagcagcagcaccaccaccccccccaccaGCCCCAGGGGCGCAGAGAAATGGCGTGCTCCGAGGCCCAAACAGACGCCAGCGACGCTATAACCAAGCTGATCGAGTGCCTGGATAAGATCCGAGCCAGCGAGCTGCAGGGCGCAGAGAGAGAACTGGACTCCGGTGTCGTCTCCCACTCGTCGGGCATGTTTTCTccgggagaagagaagaaaagtgaagcGCAGGGTCGCGTCCTGCCCTCGGTGCCTGATGGCAGCCACCTGGAAAGTCCTGCTGTGGCCTTCAGTGACTCCACCACGGCGGTGTACGATGCCGAGTCCAGCCACAGAAGCTTGGACGCCCTGAGCCCTCAGGGATGCTGGTCGGGAGTCTTCGAAGAGGAGCTGCCCCTCGATAGCTCCTCTGTCCATGAAGAGTGCCCCGAGCTGGAGCAGCTGGCCGAGGACCAACACCTTCTCCctctggagaaggaggaggtcaCGGATATCCACTCAGATGTCTTGGTGATGGACCCGGGCGTTCCCACATGCGACGGCGAAGAGCTCCTGAAGTCGTCACTggccccttcctcttcctccagtccTCCTTCACTCAAGGAAACTAACAGTTGCTCCACCGCCTCAAAGACGGAACATCAGGCGGCGTCTTTCGATGGAGATGAATCCGATCGGAGATACCAGATCCTCAAGCTGCCGTTCGAGAGCATTCTGACACCCGGAGCTGCAGGAGCCGCTCGCCTCTCCTCGCCTGCAGCCCCCTACATCTACAACTACCTCTCCATGCAGAGCACCCACGAGCGGATGAGCGTCCTCAGTCCGTCCCTCGACGAGCTTTCCTCCAGAGACGAGATGTTCTCCACAGACCTGGATGACGTGGACCTCTTCCCTAAACACGTGTACGCGGGCCGGAGGCTCGCCGAGGTCGTGGGTTCGTCTCCTCGGGCTgccgaggaggcggaggaggcgtgGCTGCCCGGTTCAAAGAGGTTCATGTGCGCGTGCTGTGGCAAAAACGTGGCAAAAGCTGCCGGTCGGGGCAAAGCCCACGGCTCCACGATGTACAGAGACGAAGCCGGGGACTCTGAGGACGACGGCAGGTACGGACGAGGGTGCGAGCAGCCGGTCCGAGTGGTTGTGCGGAAGCACTCTGCGCCCAGGAAGCCTCATCCCGTCCCCCTGAGACACGCGGCCAAACCCTGGTATAAAAGAGGCCAGCACAAAGACCCCTCGCACCCCTTCGACCAGGAGCAAGGTCGCGATCTCCGTAAGCAGGAGCCGGCCGACGGTGAGATGGGAGAGGTGACTGGAGGCGAGCTGCAGTGCAGAACATACCAGG ACGGAGTCTGCAGAGAAGAGCTGACCACTCCAGATCAAGTCAGGTGGGGAGACGGAGACGTGGTTCCCAGGAGGAGACGAGCGGCCGCTCTGCCACGACAAG AGGTGAGCACTCAGAGGAAGGTGATGTACCACCGGCCAAGAGATGAGGACCATGATGACGATGAGCCACCACCATTACACTGGGAGAGAG GCTCTACCATGAGAGGAGAACCCAGATGTTGA
- the kbtbd2 gene encoding kelch repeat and BTB domain-containing protein 2, which translates to MSDLSERRPVNTDYAVSLLEQLKFFYEQKLLTDVVLLVEEAEFPCHKMVLATCSSYFRAMFMSGLSESKQTHVHLRNVDPATLQIIISYAYTGNLAISDSTVEPLYETACFLQVEDVLLQCRDYLVKKINAENCVRMLSIGDMFSCSELKQSSKRMVEHKFPMVYRQEAFLQLSHELLIDVLSSDNLNVEKEETVREAAMLWLEYNMDARSQHLSSVLSQIRIDALSEVTQRAWFQGLPPNDKSVVVQGLYKSMPKFFKPRLGMTKEEMLIFMEALSETQVEGYVMAGPLLTTVVCYSPQAEKVYKLTNPPGDLQKVGTLVTPDNDVFIAGGQIPLKSSITNHGKLQAVFRSVDSFFWFDAQQNAWVPKTPMLCARIKPSLVHCEGYIYAIGGDNVGGELNKRTVERYDCEKDEWSMMSPLPFAWNWSTSVVAHDCIYVMTHDLMYCYFPRADTWVEMAMRKTSRCFASAAAFGDLIFYVGGLHVVSNSGIRLPTSTIDGSSVTVEIYDVNKNEWRLAANIPAKRYSDPCVRAVVLLNSLCIFMRETHMNERAKYAIYQYDVELDCWYLRQPVSERVLWDLGKDFRCAVGKLYPSCLEESPWKPPTYLFSPDGAEEFEVDGELVTLPHV; encoded by the exons ATGTCGGATCTCAGCGAGCGCAGGCCGGTCAACACGGACTACGCTGTCTCCCTGCTGGAGCAGCTCAAGTTCTTTTACGAACAGAAGTTACTGACTGACGTcgtgctgctggtggaggaagCAGAGTTCCCGTGTcacaagatggtgctggccacGTGCAGCTCCTATTTCAG GGCGATGTTCATGAGCGGCCTCAGCGAGAGCAAGCAGACCCACGTCCACCTGAGGAACGTGGACCCGGCCACGCTGCAGATCATCATCAGCTACGCCTACACGGGCAACCTGGCCATCAGCGACAGCACGGTGGAGCCGCTCTACGAGACAGCCTGCTTCCTACAG GTGGAGGACGTCCTACTGCAGTGCAGGGACTACCTGGTGAAGAAGATCAACGCCGAGAACTGCGTCCGCATGCTGAGCATAGGCGACATGTTCAGCTGCAGCGAGCTGAAGCAGAGCTCCAAGCGCATGGTGGAACACAAGTTCCCCATGGTGTACCGGCAGGAGGCCTTCCTGCAGCTCTCCCACGAGCTGCTGATCGACGTCCTGAGCAGCGACAACCTCAacgtggagaaggaggagacggtGCGCGAGGCGGCCATGCTGTGGCTGGAGTACAACATGGACGCGCGTTCGCAGCACCTGTCCTCCGTGCTCAGTCAGATCCGCATCGACGCGCTGTCGGAGGTGACGCAGCGCGCCTGGTTCCAGGGCCTGCCGCCCAACGACAAGTCGGTGGTGGTGCAGGGCCTCTACAAGTCCATGCCCAAGTTCTTCAAGCCTCGGCTGGGCATGACCAAGGAGGAGATGCTGATCTTCATGGAGGCGCTGTCCGAGACGCAGGTGGAGGGCTACGTGATGGCGGGGCCCCTGCTCACGACGGTGGTGTGTTACAGTCCGCAGGCGGAGAAGGTCTACAAGCTCACCAACCCCCCGGGCGACCTGCAGAAGGTGGGGACCCTCGTCACGCCCGACAACGACGTGTTCATCGCCGGCGGACAGATCCCACTCAAGAGCTCCATCACCAACCACGGCAAGCTGCAGGCGGTCTTCCGCTCGGTCGACAGCTTCTTCTGGTTCGACGCGCAGCAGAACGCCTGGGTGCCCAAAACCCCCATGCTGTGCGCCCGCATCAAGCCCTCGCTGGTCCACTGCGAGGGCTACATCTACGCCATCGGCGGGGACAACGTCGGCGGTGAGCTGAACAAGCGCACGGTGGAGCGCTACGACTGCGAGAAGGACGAGTGGAGCATGATGAGTCCCCTGCCCTTCGCCTGGAACTGGAGCACGTCCGTGGTGGCGCACGACTGCATCTACGTGATGACCCACGACCTGATGTACTGCTACTTCCCCCGCGCCGACACCTGGGTGGAGATGGCCATGCGCAAGACCAGCCGCTGCTTCGCCTCGGCGGCCGCCTTCGGCGACCTCATCTTCTACGTCGGCGGCCTGCACGTCGTCAGCAACTCAGGCATCCGCCTGCCGACGAGCACCATCGACGGCTCGTCCGTCACCGTGGAGATCTACGACGTGAACAAGAACGAGTGGCGCCTCGCCGCCAACATCCCCGCCAAGCGCTACTCAGACCCGTGCGTGCGCGCCGTGGTGCTGCTCAACTCGCTGTGCATCTTCATGCGTGAGACGCACATGAACGAGCGCGCCAAGTACGCCATCTACCAGTACGACGTGGAGCTGGACTGCTGGTACCTGCGGCAGCCCGTGTCCGAGCGCGTGCTCTGGGACCTGGGTAAGGACTTCCGATGCGCAGTGGGGAAGCTGTACCCGTCCTGCCTGGAGGAGTCCCCCTGGAAGCCCCCCACTTACCTCTTCTCCCCCGACGGGGCCGAGGAGTTCGAGGTGGACGGGGAGCTGGTGACCCTCCCTCACGTATAG
- the avl9 gene encoding late secretory pathway protein AVL9 homolog yields MEPRGSRDDAKGPVLHIVVVGFHHKKGCQVEYSYPPLMPDEGHDSHLLPEEWKYLPFLALPDGAHNYQEDTVYFHLPPLAEDMKCVYGVSCYRQIEAKALKVRQADVTRETVQKSVCVLSRVPLYGLLQAKLQLITHAYFEEKDFSQISILKELYDHMNGSLRGSALEGSQFYLGLSPRDLILHFRHKVLILFKLILLEKKVLFYVSPVNRLVGALMTVLSLFPGLMEHGLVDSSHYRPKSSVSEELSLVESFSGADEFVSVSVTDIAAAALEPEEGEDAAGTAARPAAESPYPEGDNHLLKPPSRTSPESSESDWETLDPSVLEDVGPRETAEGKEEEAAASKMPDAFASEPGTPITVQPQAVSGQGAVAQGLVSGLEEDHYGLPLAIFTKGYLCLPYMALQQHHLLSDVTVRGFVAGATNILFRQQRHLSDAIVEVEEARVQIQDPELRKTLSLTTADLRFADYLVKHVTENRDDVFLDGTGWEGGDEWIRAQFTLYLHSLLSTAIQQDNERLLADYGAGFIAAWKITHNYRVWYSNKHPAMTAITPGHPFQGQYSVADVKLRLSHSVQNSERGKKIGNAMMTTSRSVVQTSKAVGQSVGGALTSAKSAMSSWFSTLAQPVAEPPPDCPEPAAEVKP; encoded by the exons ATGGAGCCTCGCGGCAGCAGAGACGACGCCAAAGGGCCGGTGCTGCACATCGTGGTGGTGGGGTTCCACCATAAGAAGGGCTGTCAG GTGGAATATTCGTACCCGCCGCTGATGCCGGACGAGGGTCACGACAGTCACCTGCTGCCCGAGGAGTGGAAGTACCTGCCGTTCCTCGCTCTGCCTGACGGAGCGCACAACTACCAGGAAG ACACGGTGTATTTTCACCTGCCGCCGCTGGCCGAAGACATGAAGTGTGTGTACGGAGTTTCCTGCTATCGCCAAATAGAAgcaaag GCCCTGAAGGTGCGGCAGGCCGACGTCACCCGGGAGACGGTTCAGAAGAGCGTCTGCGTCCTCAGTCGAGTG CCGCTCTACGGTCTCCTGCAGGCGAAGCTCCAGCTCATCACACACGCCTACTTCGAGGAGAAAGACTTCTCTCAGATCTCAATTCTCAAG GAGCTGTACGATCACATGAACGGCTCCCTGAGGGGCTCGGCTCTCGAGGGATCGCAGTTTTATTTAG GATTATCGCCGAGAGATTTAATCCTGCACTTTCGACACAAG GTTCTGATCCTCTTCAAGCTCATCCTGCTGGAGAAGAAG gtTCTGTTCTACGTGTCTCCTGTCAACAGACTAGTGGGAGCTCTGATGACGGTGCTGTCACTGTTCCCAG gtctgATGGAGCACGGCCTGGTGGACTCGTCCCACTACAGACCTAAGAGCAGCGTGTCGGAGGAGCTCAGTCTGGTGGAGAGTTTCTCCGGAGCCGACGAGTTCGTCTCCGTGTCTGTCACCGACATCGCTGCCGCCGCCCTGGAgccggaggagggggaggacgccGCCGGCACCGCCGCCCGGCCGGCTGCAGAGTCCCCGTACCCCGAGGGGGACAACCACCTCCTCAAACCGCCATCGCGGACCTCCCCGGAGTCCTCGGAGAGCGACTGGGAGACCCTGGACCCCAGCGTGCTGGAGGACGTCGGCCCCAGAGAGACGgctgaggggaaggaggaggaggcggcggcgtcCAAAATGCCGGACGCCTTCGCCTCCGAGCCCGGGACGCCCATCACCGTGCAACCGCAGGCGGTCAGCGGTCAGGGCGCCGTCGCACAGGGCCTGGTGTCCGGTCTGGAGGAGGATCACTACGGCCTGCCGCTCGCCATCTTCACCAAG gGTTACCTGTGTCTGCCCTACATggcgctgcagcagcatcacctcCTCTCCGACGTGACGGTGCGAGGCTTCGTCGCCGGGGCGACCAACATCCTCTTCCGCCAGCAGCGGCACCTGAGCGACGCCATCGTCGAG GTGGAAGAAGCTCGCGTGCAGATCCAGGACCCGGAGCTCCGGAAGACCCTGAGTCTGACCACGGCCGACCTGCGCTTCGCCGACTACCTCGTCAAGCACGTGACAGAGAACCGCGACGACGTCTTCCTGGACGGGACGGGCTGGGAGGGCGGAGACGAGTGGATCAGGGCCCAGTTCACCCTCTACCTCCACTCGCTACTGTCCACCGCCATACAGCAAG ATAACGAGAGGCTTCTGGCCGATTACGGCGCCGGCTTCATCGCGGCGTGGAAGATCACCCACAACTACCGGGTGTGGTACAGCAACAAGCATCCCGCCATGACCGCCATCACCCCAGG TCACCCGTTCCAGGGCCAGTACAGTGTGGCTGATGTGAAACTGCGACTCTCACA CTCGGTGCAGAACAGCGAGCGGGGGAAGAAGATCGGAAACGCCATGATGACCACCAGCCGCAGCGTGGTCCAGACGAGCAAGGCAGTGG gtCAGTCGGTGGGCGGGGCGTTGACCAGCGCCAAGTCGGCCATGTCCTCCTGGTTCTCCACGCTGGCCCAGCCCGTAGCCGAGCCCCCTCCGGACTGCCCCGAGCCCGCCGCTGAGGTCAAACCGTGA
- the lsm5 gene encoding U6 snRNA-associated Sm-like protein LSm5 → MAATPTTNPSQLLPLELVDKCIGSRIHIVMKTDKEIVGTLLGFDDFVNMVLEDVTEFEITPEGRRITKLDQILLNGNNITMLIPGGEGPEV, encoded by the exons ATGGCGGCTACTCCGACGACGAACCCTTCTCAGCTTCTCCCACTCG AGCTTGTGGACAAATGTATCGGCTCGCGGATTCACATCGTCATGAAGACGGACAAGGAAATCGTCGGCACCCTGCTGGGTTTCGACGACTTCGTCA ACATGGTCTTGGAGGATGTGACGGAGTT TGAGATCACACCGGAGGGACGGAGGATAACAAAACTGGACCAGATCCTCCTAAACGGAAACAACATCACTATG cTCATACCGGGAGGAGAAGGTCCTGAAGTTTGA